From one Gossypium hirsutum isolate 1008001.06 chromosome D08, Gossypium_hirsutum_v2.1, whole genome shotgun sequence genomic stretch:
- the LOC107915795 gene encoding DNA-directed RNA polymerases II, IV and V subunit 11 — MNAPDRYERFVVPEGTKKVSYERDTKIINAATFTIEREDHTIGNILRMQLHGDENVLFAGYKLPHPLQYKILVRIHTSSQSSPMQAYNQAINDLDKELDHLKSAFEVEVEKHSRDF, encoded by the exons ATGAACGCCCCCGACCGTTACGAGAGATTCGTCGTCCCCGAGGGGACCAAAAA ggtttcttacGAGAGAGacaccaaaataataaatgcGGCCACCTTCACAATCGAGAGAGAAGACCACACCATCGGCAACATCCTCCGAAT GCAATTGCATGGAGATGAGAACGTTTTGTTTGCTGGCTACAAGCTTCCTCACCCTCTGCAGTACAAAATCCTTGTTAGG ATCCACACAAGCAGTCAGTCTTCTCCAATGCAAGCATATAATCAGGCTATAAACGATCTGGATAAGGAACTTGATCATCTGAAGAGTGCATTTGAG